Proteins encoded together in one Lentisphaera araneosa HTCC2155 window:
- a CDS encoding YhbY family RNA-binding protein, with protein MKKISGSEARALRAKGAQLEASAVIGKRGLTDENIKIINEAFLKQDLIKVTVRKKAFENPKDEVQNIATQFEATIVQHLGSALLLYKSSED; from the coding sequence GAAAAAAATAAGCGGTAGCGAAGCTCGCGCATTACGTGCTAAAGGAGCGCAGCTCGAAGCTAGTGCAGTCATCGGCAAGCGTGGACTTACAGACGAAAACATAAAAATCATTAACGAAGCTTTTCTCAAACAAGATTTAATCAAAGTAACTGTCCGTAAGAAAGCTTTCGAAAATCCTAAAGACGAAGTCCAAAACATTGCGACTCAATTTGAAGCCACAATTGTACAGCATTTGGGCAGCGCCCTACTACTTTATAAATCTTCTGAAGATTAA